Proteins co-encoded in one Rhopalosiphum maidis isolate BTI-1 chromosome 2, ASM367621v3, whole genome shotgun sequence genomic window:
- the LOC113552304 gene encoding phosphatidylcholine:ceramide cholinephosphotransferase 2-like isoform X1: MVSSAFTWMVLESKGEPSTDGIQNRIGIKGVSYTCNEDHKKEFVHIEIDMPPANGHLNERQRQPLLGLCKQVTTAISNGVGWEPRNDSNADNCEHQRPNMGHIHQALVDNKHQSDSGTTPTEDENGFSHKYLNNNANGATVHIDIPNNANVLSSNDKIRIPQEKFKTFVALILLIVNFLITTTSLAVVHERVPDRSLYKPLPDTFLDAVPARDWALDVSEIFIIVSTNLTLLIIASHKYRFIVLRRLMFMLSLLYLLRSITMFVTVLPTSSTTYYCSPKANSTNPVLIARRVFQLFSGFGLSINGKHTFCGDYIYSGHTTILVMSYLITVEYSPRRWYILHWASWLMAAVGVLMVLIAHGHYTIDVIIAYLVTTRLFWIYHTLANNVYLKHSSSNNYLSRSWWFWMFKYFEGNINGPIPRQYDWPLPWPRRFTTAKYPNRDS; this comes from the exons GATGGTACTAGAATCGAAAGGAGAGCCTAGCACTGATGGAATCCAAAATAGAATTGGAATTAAAGGGGTTTCCTATACATGTAACGAAGATCATAAAAAAGAATTTGTTCATATTGAAATTGACATGCCTCCAGCTAATGGCCATTTA AATGAACGTCAAAGGCAGCCATTGTTGGGCTTATGTAAACAGGTGACAACAGCTATTAGTAATGGTGTCGGTTGGGAACCAAGAAATGATTCAAATGCAGATAATTGTGAGCACCAGCGACCTAATATGGGTCATATACACCAAGCATTGGTAGACAACAAGCATCAATCTGATAGTGGGACGACACCTACTGAAGATGAAAATGGGTTTAGCCACAAATATCTCAACAATAATGCCAATGGAGCAACCGTGCACATAGATATACCAAATAATGCTAATGTATTATCatcaaatgataaaattaggATCCCACAAGAGAAATTCAAGACTTTTGTtg cttTAATACTGTTGattgtgaattttttaatCACCACTACATCTTTGGCTGTTGTTCATGAAAGAGTGCCTGATCGTAGTCTGTACAAACCATTACcggatacatttttagatgCTGTACCTGCTCGAGACTGGGCATTAGATGTAtcagaaatatttatcattgtcAGCACAAACTTaacattgttaattattgCCAGTCATAAGTATAG gtTTATTGTACTACGTAGACTGATGTTCATGTTGTCTCTTCTATATCTCCTTCGCTCCATCACCATGTTTGTAACTGTATTACCCACTTCTAGTACCACTTATTATTGTTCGCCTAAAGCCAACTCAACAAATCCAGTATTGATTGCTAGACGTGTTTTCCAGTTGTTTTCTGGTTTTGGTTTGTCAATCAATGGcaaacatacattttgtggcgattatatatatagtggacATACCACAATTTTAGTGATGAGTTACTTAATCACTGTTGAAT aCTCTCCCAGACGATGGTATATATTGCATTGGGCTTCATGGTTAATGGCAGCTGTTGGAGTATTAATGGTACTCATAGCACACGGTCACTATACTATTGATGTGATTATTGCATACTTGGTTACTACACGACTGTTTTGGATATACCATACATTAGCTAATAATGTTTATCTAAag catagcaGTTCCAATAATTACTTATCACGATCATGGTGGTTTTGgatgttcaaatattttgaaggaAATATCAATGGTCCAATACCTCGTCAATATGATTGGCCTTTACCGTGGCCTCGACGATTCACAACTGCTAAATATCCAAATCGAGATAGTTAG
- the LOC113552304 gene encoding phosphatidylcholine:ceramide cholinephosphotransferase 2-like isoform X2: MVLESKGEPSTDGIQNRIGIKGVSYTCNEDHKKEFVHIEIDMPPANGHLNERQRQPLLGLCKQVTTAISNGVGWEPRNDSNADNCEHQRPNMGHIHQALVDNKHQSDSGTTPTEDENGFSHKYLNNNANGATVHIDIPNNANVLSSNDKIRIPQEKFKTFVALILLIVNFLITTTSLAVVHERVPDRSLYKPLPDTFLDAVPARDWALDVSEIFIIVSTNLTLLIIASHKYRFIVLRRLMFMLSLLYLLRSITMFVTVLPTSSTTYYCSPKANSTNPVLIARRVFQLFSGFGLSINGKHTFCGDYIYSGHTTILVMSYLITVEYSPRRWYILHWASWLMAAVGVLMVLIAHGHYTIDVIIAYLVTTRLFWIYHTLANNVYLKHSSSNNYLSRSWWFWMFKYFEGNINGPIPRQYDWPLPWPRRFTTAKYPNRDS, encoded by the exons ATGGTACTAGAATCGAAAGGAGAGCCTAGCACTGATGGAATCCAAAATAGAATTGGAATTAAAGGGGTTTCCTATACATGTAACGAAGATCATAAAAAAGAATTTGTTCATATTGAAATTGACATGCCTCCAGCTAATGGCCATTTA AATGAACGTCAAAGGCAGCCATTGTTGGGCTTATGTAAACAGGTGACAACAGCTATTAGTAATGGTGTCGGTTGGGAACCAAGAAATGATTCAAATGCAGATAATTGTGAGCACCAGCGACCTAATATGGGTCATATACACCAAGCATTGGTAGACAACAAGCATCAATCTGATAGTGGGACGACACCTACTGAAGATGAAAATGGGTTTAGCCACAAATATCTCAACAATAATGCCAATGGAGCAACCGTGCACATAGATATACCAAATAATGCTAATGTATTATCatcaaatgataaaattaggATCCCACAAGAGAAATTCAAGACTTTTGTtg cttTAATACTGTTGattgtgaattttttaatCACCACTACATCTTTGGCTGTTGTTCATGAAAGAGTGCCTGATCGTAGTCTGTACAAACCATTACcggatacatttttagatgCTGTACCTGCTCGAGACTGGGCATTAGATGTAtcagaaatatttatcattgtcAGCACAAACTTaacattgttaattattgCCAGTCATAAGTATAG gtTTATTGTACTACGTAGACTGATGTTCATGTTGTCTCTTCTATATCTCCTTCGCTCCATCACCATGTTTGTAACTGTATTACCCACTTCTAGTACCACTTATTATTGTTCGCCTAAAGCCAACTCAACAAATCCAGTATTGATTGCTAGACGTGTTTTCCAGTTGTTTTCTGGTTTTGGTTTGTCAATCAATGGcaaacatacattttgtggcgattatatatatagtggacATACCACAATTTTAGTGATGAGTTACTTAATCACTGTTGAAT aCTCTCCCAGACGATGGTATATATTGCATTGGGCTTCATGGTTAATGGCAGCTGTTGGAGTATTAATGGTACTCATAGCACACGGTCACTATACTATTGATGTGATTATTGCATACTTGGTTACTACACGACTGTTTTGGATATACCATACATTAGCTAATAATGTTTATCTAAag catagcaGTTCCAATAATTACTTATCACGATCATGGTGGTTTTGgatgttcaaatattttgaaggaAATATCAATGGTCCAATACCTCGTCAATATGATTGGCCTTTACCGTGGCCTCGACGATTCACAACTGCTAAATATCCAAATCGAGATAGTTAG
- the LOC113554896 gene encoding protein transport protein Sec24D produces the protein MNNSQFAQERPTQHYGAPPTSQQNGQHNTPSSNVPSYNQTEGQLNDQFSQLGFNNRPSLPPVQNNTLSSNISNFSNGPQVNTSQSYSPADFNIELTGPPKQFSSSVPFGGSSNQNSSDNFQDKTNNSIPQSAFPGNSIQSNIHDGIINQESKDFNNGTPNNLSEAMYGESNEFSTNTSNLVSNQIGSGLSSSQPIQSAFSVVSPQSRFQRSDPSNVQQPQLVENVPSQSDLSTQKLEYQSNYPPQQSKASLQQSDFLPPSNLISQSDFTRQPNSSPQHPGFPSQPNSTLQQPGFPPQPNSTSQQPGFPPQPNSTLQQPGFPPQPNSISQQSNFPSQPNSTLQQPGFPPQPNSISQKPGFPPQSNSALQQPGFPPQPNSTSQQPGFPPQPNSALQQPGFPPQPNSISQKPGFPPQPNSTLHQPGFPPQQPGFPPQPNSTLQQPGFPPQPNSTSQQPGFPPQPNSTLQQPGFPPQPNSTSQQPGFPPQPNLISQQPGFPPQPNSTLQQPGFPKQPNSILQQPGFPPQPNSTLQQPGFPPQPNSTPRQPGFPPQPNLTPQQSGFPLQPDSTPQQPKILPQPNSIPQQPGFPQRPNSTLQQPGFPPQPNSISQQPGFPPQPNSTLQQPGFPPQPNSISQQPGFPPQPNSTLQQPGFPPQPNSTSQQPGFSPQQPGFPPQPNLTLQQPGFPPQPNSTLQKPGFQQQPNLVSQQSGFSPQQQQGFSLQPGSLPSQQMGFPSQTGNLPPRQAGYPPQQPGLTSQPAQQPGYSQQHNGFHPQQPNYPPQQSGYPPQQPGYPPQQLGFNQGTPAYMGQPAPSRRLDPDQMPSPVQVIQDDQQSKSGLFLTNQRGLVPPLVTTDFTVQDSGNASPRLIRSTMYCVPTTTDIMKQTSVPFGLVISPLAKIKPDEYPLPIINTGEIGPVRCKRCKAYMSPFMQFIDGGKHFTCLLCKATTEVPVEYFQHLDHTGQRLDRSERPELCFGSYEFIVPKEYCRKEIQPKPPAYIFVIDVSYNNIKSGLVRLICAFMKELLTQLPTELGNEKSKIRVGFITYDTTVHFYNIKETLAVPQMMIVGDTSEVFMPLLDGFLCDPEQSSQVIDVLMEQIPTQFNETRTTETILLPAIKAGMEALKNADCCGKLFVFHSSLPIAEAPGKLKNREDRKLLATDKEKTILNPQTNVYKELGEECVQVGCSVDLFITNNSYIDLPTIGQISKISGGEIFKYTYFQAEVDGQRFLSDLKHDISRPTVFDAVMRVRTSTGTRPTDFYGHFFMSNSTDVELAAIDCDKAIAIEVKHDDKLDEQDGVLVQTAMLYTSCSGQRRVRILNLSLRSSGQMGELYRSCDLDTIMNFFGKQVMYKILESSGRQVKDAITNKTAQILATYRKHCASPSSAGQLILPECMKLMPLYVNCLIKCDAMSGGPDMTVDDRWFNMHLVITADIPTTLGYFYPRLIPIHTLADEKLLDDVSIPDQLRCSFEKFAENGAYILENGVYMFLWLGMGLSQTFLSDVFGVQNITYVDTEHSAIPVLDNPLNKAVRQVLSKIQKERSHTMRLSIIRQKDKIETVMRHFLVEDHGIDNSSSYVEFLCHMHKEIRNLLS, from the exons ATGAATAATTCTCAGTTTGCACAAGAGCGTCCAACACAACATTATGGCGCTCCTCCAACATCACAACAAAACGGTCAACATAATACACCATCGAGCA atgTACCATCTTATAACCAGACTGAAGGACAGTTGAATGATCAATTTTCACAACTGGGATTTAATAATAGACCTTCACTACCACCtgttcaaaataatactttg tcGAGTAATATTAGTAACTTTTCAAATGGACCACAAGTAAATACTTCGCAATCATATTCACCTgctgattttaatattgaattgacTGGGCCTCCTAAGCAATTTTCTTCATCAGTACCTTTCGGAGGAAGTTCCAATCAAAATTCTTCAGATAATTTTCAAGACAAAACTAATAATTCGATACCACAATCTGCTTTTCCCGGAAATAGTATTCAATCAAATATTCATGATGGAATTATTAATCAAGAGtcaaaagattttaataatggcactccaaataatttaagtgaGGCAATGTATGGGGAATCTAATGAATTTAGTACAAATACCTCAAATTTGGTTTCAAATCAAATTGGTTCTGGATTAAGTTCATCTCAACCAATTCAATCAGCTTTTTCTGTTGTTTCTCCTCAATCTCGTTTTCAGAGATCGGATCCAAGCAATGTTCAACAACCACAATTGGTTGAAAATGTTCCATCCCAATCAGATTTATCTACACAAAAATTAGAGTATCAATCAAATTATCCGCCACAACAATCAAAAGCGTCACTTCAACAGTCAGATTTTCTGCCACCGTCCAATTTAATATCTCAGTCAGATTTTACAAGACAACCTAATTCATCACCACAGCATCCAGGTTTTCCGTCTCAACCCAATTCAACACTGCAGCAGCCAGGTTTTCCGCCACAACCTAATTCAACATCGCAACAACCAGGCTTTCCACCTCAACCCAATTCAACACTGCAGCAGCCAGGTTTTCCGCCACAACCTAATTCAATATCGCAACAGTCAAATTTTCCATCACAACCCAATTCTACACTGCAGCAACCAGGTTTTCCACCACAACCCAATTCAATATCGCAGAAACCAGGCTTTCCACCTCAATCTAATTCAGCTTTGCAGCAGCCAGGTTTTCCGCCACAACCTAATTCAACATCGCAACAACCAGGCTTTCCACCTCAACCTAATTCAGCTTTGCAGCAGCCAGGTTTTCCACCACAACCTAATTCAATATCGCAGAAACCAGGCTTTCCACCTCAACCCAATTCAACTTTACATCAACCAGGTTTCCCACCACAGCAACCAGGTTTTCCACCTCAACCCAATTCAACTTTGCAGCAGCCAGGTTTTCCGCCACAACCTAATTCAACATCGCAACAACCAGGCTTTCCACCTCAACCCAATTCAACACTGCAGCAGCCAGGTTTTCCGCCACAACCTAATTCAACATCGCAACAACCAGGCTTTCCACCTCAACCCAATTTAATATCACAGCAACCAGGTTTTCCACCTCAACCCAATTCAACTTTGCAGCAGCCAGGTTTTCCAAAACAACCTAATTCAATATTGCAGCAGCCAGGCTTTCCACCTCAACCAAATTCAACTTTGCAGCAGCCAGGTTTCCCCCCACAACCTAATTCAACACCACGGCAACCAGGTTTTCCACCACAACCTAATTTGACACCACAGCAATCAGGCTTTCCCCTTCAACCCGATTCAACACCGCAGCAGCCTAAAATTCTACCACAACCTAATTCCATACCGCAGCAGCCAGGTTTTCCTCAACGACCAAATTCAACTTTGCAGCAGCCAGGTTTTCCACCACAACCTAATTCAATATCGCAGCAGCCAGGCTTTCCACCTCAACCCAATTCAACTTTGCAGCAGCCAGGTTTTCCACCACAACCTAATTCAATATCGCAGCAGCCAGGCTTTCCACCTCAACCCAATTCAACTTTGCAGCAACCAGGTTTCCCACCACAACCTAATTCAACATCACAGCAGCCAGGTTTTTCACCACAACAGCCAGGTTTTCCACCACAACCTAATTTAACACTACAGCAGCCAGGATTTCCACCACAACCTAATTCAACACTACAGAAGCCAGGATTTCAACAACAACCCAATTTAGTATCACAACAATCAGGTTTTTCACCTCAACAGCAACAAGGCTTTTCTCTTCAGCCAGGAAGTTTACCATCTCAACAAATGGGTTTTCCTTCTCAGACAGGTAATTTGCCACCACGACAAGCAGGTTACCCACCTCAACAGCCAGGCTTAACATCTCAACCAGCTCAACAACCTGGATATTCACAGCAACATAATGGTTTTCATCCTCAGCAACCTAATTATCCACCTCAACAATCTGGTTATCCACCTCAACAACCTGGGTATCCTCCTCAACAACTTGGTTTTAATCAAGGTACACCAGCTTATATGGGTCAGCCAGCTCCAAGTAGGAGATTAGATCCTGATCAAATGCCAAGTCCA gTACAAGTTATACAAGATGACCAACAAAGTAAAagtggtttatttttaactaatcaaAGAGGTCTAGTACCCCCTTTAGTTACTACAGATTTCACTGTGCAAGATTCTGGTAATGCATCACCTAGATTAATAAGATCAACTATGTATTGTGTACCTACTACAACAGACATTATGAAACAG actTCTGTACCATTTGGATTAGTTATCAGTCCATTAGCAAAAATAAAACCCGATGAGTATCCTTTgcctattataaatactggTGAAATTGGACCAGTTAGATGTAAGAGGTGTAAAGCTTACATGAGTCCATTTATGCAGTTCATTGATGGTGGAAAACACTTTACTTGCCTTTTATGTAAAGCTACAACAGAag taccagttgaatattttcaacatttggATCATACTGGTCAACGGCTTGACCGTTCTGAAAGGCCTGAATTATGTTTTGGCTcatatgaatttattgttCCAAAAGAATATTGTAGG aAAGAAATTCAACCAAAACCTCCtgcatatatatttgtaatagatgtttcttataataatattaaatctggACTTGTTCGGCTCATATGTGCTTTCATGAAAGAGCTATTAACTCAATTACCAACTGAGTTGGgaaatgaaaaaagtaaaatacgtgttggttttataacttatgataCAACTgttcatttttacaatattaag gaGACATTAGCTGTTCCTCAAATGATGATTGTCGGTGACACTTCTGAAGTATTTATGCCATTGTTGGATGGGTTCTTATGTGATCCAGAACAATCATCTCAAGTTATTGATGTACTTATGGAACAAATTCCCACTCAGTTTAATGAAACAAGGACTACTGAAACTATTCTTTTACCAGCAATAAAAGCAGGAATGGAGGCATTGAAG AATGCAGATTGTTgtggtaaattatttgtattccaTTCATCTTTGCCAATAGCAGAAGCTCCAGGTAAACTTAAGAATCGCGAAGATCGAAAACTACTTGCCACtgataaagaaaaaactaTTCTGA ATCCACAAACTAATGTGTATAAAGAATTGGGAGAAGAGTGTGTTCAAGTTGGATGCAgtgttgatttatttatcactAATAACTCTTATATTGATTTACCTACAATTGgtcaaatttctaaaattagtggaggtgaaatttttaaatacacatatttccAA gctGAAGTAGATGGTCAACGGTTCTTATCTGAtttaaaacatgatattagCCGACCAACTGTTTTTGATGCTGTAATGCGAGTACGAACATCTACTGGTACTCGTCCTACTGATTTTTATGggcatttttttatgtcaaatTCTACCGATGTTGAATTAGCTGCTATTGATTGTGATAAG GCTATTGCAATTGAAGTGAAACACGATGATAAGCTTGATGAACAAGATGGAGTATTGGTACAAACAGCCATGTTATACACATCTTGTAGTGGTCAAAGACGTGTGCGTATATTAAATCTATCATTACGTTCTAGTGGACAAATGGGTGAATTATATCGTAGCTGTGACTTAGATACAATAATGAATTTCTTTGGAAAACAAG ttatgtacaaaatattggaAAGTTCTGGACGACAAGTAAAGGACGCAATTACTAATAAGACTGCTCAAATATTAGCTACTTATAGAAAGCATTGTGCATCACCATCTTCAGCTGGTCAACTTATATTGCCTGAATGCATGAAACTTATGCCTCTATATGTTAATTGTTTGATTAAATGTGATGCAATGTCTGGTG GTCCTGATATGACAGTTGATGATCGTTGGTTTAACATGCATCTTGTTATCACTGCGGATATACCTACAACATTGGGTTATTTCTATCCACGCCTGATTCCTATTCATACACTTGCTGATGAAAAACTATTGGATGATGTTTCAATACCAGATCAATTGAGGTGCTCTTTTGAGAAGTTTGCAGAAAATGGAGCTTATATTTTGG AAAATGGagtttatatgtttttgtgGCTTGGTATGGGTCTAAGTCAAACATTCTTGTCAGACGTGTTTGGTGTTCAGAACATAACGTATGTTGATACTGAACATTCTGCTATTCCCGTGTTGGATAATCCACTCAACAAAGCTGTTCGTCAAGTGTTgtctaaaattcaaaaagaaCGAAGTCACACTATGCGA cTTTCAATTATACGCCAGAAAGATAAAATCGAAACTGTTATGAGACATTTCTTAGTTGAAGATCATGGCATTGACAATAGTTCATCTTATGTAGAATTTCTGTGTCACATGCATAAGGAAATTCGCAATTTGCTCAGTTAG